In Bacillus sp. SB49, a single window of DNA contains:
- a CDS encoding DUF4440 domain-containing protein — MEKIEKVLDAYFSAWNEGFATKEAAGIRAFMSRDFVGYWSRSDILQPDPYFYDYDLEAVLKQMDEAEKTFEIASIGERKDGQEKIVLGRETNVIQGTAFSAQCMFVWRKEADDWKLVKEYIELER; from the coding sequence ATGGAAAAAATAGAAAAAGTACTGGACGCGTATTTTTCTGCTTGGAATGAGGGATTTGCTACGAAGGAGGCTGCGGGCATACGAGCGTTTATGTCCAGGGATTTCGTCGGTTATTGGTCCCGGTCGGATATTCTGCAGCCGGATCCATATTTCTACGACTATGACTTGGAAGCTGTCTTGAAGCAGATGGATGAGGCGGAGAAGACTTTTGAAATCGCTTCTATAGGGGAGAGGAAGGACGGGCAGGAGAAGATCGTGCTCGGGAGGGAGACCAACGTCATCCAGGGAACCGCCTTTTCTGCACAGTGTATGTTCGTTTGGAGGAAAGAAGCGGATGATTGGAAACTCGTGAAGGAATACATAGAACTGGAAAGATAG
- a CDS encoding alpha/beta hydrolase, giving the protein MKVDKREVEIRGRKLAYTYIQNQSDTVCFMLSGSSYTYDKPLFYYATMGMLEKRTDIVHIHYDYMDERLDLYDDKFSALVSEDVDAVIRAVLFGRTYSRMVVVAKSLGTLALGRRMFDDYPDAYFVILTPLLKKDSLAATLAGVSNKILIIIGDKDHHYMEETVKRVMKGEAKVTTIQEADHSLEAVPLDPFRSLTIMHQVITEITSFLYDE; this is encoded by the coding sequence ATGAAAGTGGATAAGAGGGAAGTAGAAATAAGAGGGAGAAAGCTCGCTTACACATATATTCAAAATCAATCCGACACCGTCTGCTTCATGCTGTCCGGATCCAGTTACACCTATGACAAACCGCTGTTTTACTACGCGACGATGGGCATGCTTGAGAAGCGTACCGATATCGTCCATATTCATTACGATTACATGGATGAGAGGCTTGATTTATATGATGACAAGTTTTCGGCATTGGTTTCAGAAGACGTCGATGCGGTAATCCGTGCTGTATTATTCGGTCGGACCTACTCACGTATGGTGGTGGTGGCGAAATCGCTCGGCACACTTGCTTTAGGGCGCAGGATGTTTGATGATTATCCCGATGCTTACTTCGTCATCTTGACGCCGCTGCTTAAGAAAGATTCTCTGGCAGCAACACTTGCAGGCGTATCCAACAAGATACTTATCATCATAGGAGACAAGGATCATCATTATATGGAAGAAACGGTGAAACGGGTAATGAAGGGAGAGGCAAAAGTCACTACTATTCAAGAGGCGGACCATTCGCTCGAGGCTGTCCCGTTGGACCCCTTCAGGTCTCTGACCATCATGCATCAAGTCATCACGGAAATCACGTCGTTTCTTTATGATGAATGA
- a CDS encoding DUF1259 domain-containing protein, with the protein MPSSLCDHFAELVNGRSRLEHGTCTVSLHRTFQAVVKGRPSRAVVPVGLSFESLDTNGRALCLAEVAVLEEEIPGFMRAVVQQGLVVGALHNHWLYMNPIVMYMHIQSVEPPLDFAGKMARAFSSLSSYPVP; encoded by the coding sequence ATGCCATCCTCCCTATGTGATCATTTCGCTGAGCTGGTAAACGGCAGGAGCCGCTTGGAACACGGGACCTGTACCGTATCGCTGCATCGGACTTTCCAGGCCGTGGTTAAAGGCCGTCCTAGTCGGGCGGTCGTCCCTGTCGGTCTTTCTTTTGAATCCCTTGATACGAATGGAAGAGCTTTGTGTCTTGCAGAAGTAGCGGTATTAGAAGAGGAAATACCGGGCTTTATGCGTGCCGTTGTCCAGCAGGGACTGGTTGTGGGCGCGCTTCATAATCATTGGCTGTATATGAATCCGATTGTCATGTATATGCACATCCAATCAGTGGAACCGCCGCTTGATTTCGCCGGTAAAATGGCGCGGGCGTTTTCATCGTTAAGCAGTTATCCCGTCCCTTGA
- a CDS encoding AAA family ATPase gives MFLKEIRLLREKIESYEAYPFSIPAIRRLDHLDLKSRVTFFVGENGSGKSTLLEAVADMCGFHTAGGGRNNTYDVHAAASDLGDYIRLSWMPKVSRGFFLRAESFYNFATHIEEVGALGGYGGRSLHKQSHGESFLSLFTNRFQGKAVYLLDEPEAALSPQRQLSSLKILHDLETEGDSQFLIATHSPILLGYPNADILSFDGGKIERISYEETDHYQITRAFLENKERILDELFREEEG, from the coding sequence ATGTTTTTGAAAGAAATCCGTCTCCTGCGAGAGAAGATCGAATCCTATGAAGCTTATCCTTTTTCCATACCCGCCATCCGGAGACTTGACCATCTCGATCTGAAAAGCCGTGTGACATTCTTCGTCGGGGAGAACGGATCCGGAAAATCGACGCTGCTGGAAGCCGTCGCCGATATGTGCGGCTTTCACACCGCCGGCGGCGGGCGCAATAACACGTATGATGTTCATGCTGCAGCGTCTGACCTCGGTGACTATATCAGGCTTTCGTGGATGCCGAAAGTGTCCAGGGGCTTCTTCCTACGAGCGGAATCTTTCTACAACTTCGCTACTCATATCGAGGAAGTGGGGGCGCTCGGAGGCTACGGCGGCCGCTCCCTTCACAAGCAGTCCCACGGGGAATCGTTTCTTTCTCTGTTTACGAACCGCTTCCAAGGGAAGGCGGTTTACTTGCTGGATGAACCGGAAGCGGCCTTGTCCCCGCAGCGTCAGCTCTCTTCTTTGAAGATTCTCCATGACTTGGAGACAGAAGGGGACAGCCAGTTTCTCATCGCCACCCATTCCCCGATCCTGCTGGGCTACCCGAATGCGGATATCCTCTCGTTCGACGGCGGGAAAATCGAACGGATCTCTTATGAAGAAACGGATCACTATCAAATAACGAGGGCTTTCCTTGAAAATAAAGAGCGTATCCTTGATGAACTGTTCCGGGAAGAAGAGGGATAG
- a CDS encoding DUF4181 domain-containing protein, protein MDILLFFISAGLFMYLLDKYLHRWLGVNKVDLSTTKAWRVERWGSRLFFILFLLLLWSIDRTVENGFWLFISGIVAFNSFHALLEWMYIKNSRQFVVTLLLMVSVLLLLLAGHYVIL, encoded by the coding sequence ATGGATATTCTTTTGTTTTTTATCAGCGCCGGTCTGTTTATGTATCTGTTGGATAAATACCTCCACCGGTGGTTAGGAGTAAACAAGGTTGACCTGTCAACGACGAAAGCGTGGAGAGTGGAGCGGTGGGGAAGTCGTCTATTCTTCATCCTCTTTCTCCTCCTGTTATGGAGCATAGATCGGACCGTTGAGAACGGGTTTTGGTTATTTATCAGTGGGATTGTTGCTTTTAACAGTTTCCATGCTCTGCTTGAGTGGATGTATATTAAGAACTCCAGGCAGTTTGTCGTAACGCTCCTGCTTATGGTGTCTGTCCTCCTTCTTTTACTCGCAGGGCATTATGTCATTCTCTGA